Part of the Ziziphus jujuba cultivar Dongzao chromosome 8, ASM3175591v1 genome is shown below.
ctaaaattgaaaatcttaattgaaaaaaatttaaaaaattaaaaaattaaaaattgaggcacctaattaattaaaaaaaatttaggaaatTTGCGAACTATAAAGTTTCTGTTTGCTTAATTACTTGAGACTAAGAGAGGGTTCCCTAAATAAACTAGGATCTTTATTTCCAGCCAAGAAATACTGAAATTACATCATTACCCCTCTACTGTactaatattgcaaaaataccATTGTATTTTTATGAAGTTGCAGAAACACACTCACATTTCATTTTTGGTATCATACCACTCAATTTACATATTCAACACTAAACTATCACATTTCCATAgatgtaatttattattactatagtTGACATTAGAGTTAAGAGCGGCTCAGCAACGATATACAATGTCGAGGCATTTATGTAATTTcactaaatacaaaaataaaatagaagatgGGGCGTTAGTGTAAATATCCATTTTCACTCATATCCTTTTATCCCACAGTAATCCTCATGATGTCATTATATCACTCTCTTGTTCTTAgccccaataaaaaaaaaataaaaataaaaaataactagaAATCTCTCGTCATTTGGCAGCAATTTCTgaactaattaataaattccAATTTGAGATGGTTTTTTCTACAACATTTGTCCGTCACTAAAATAGCAAAGGACAATCTATGAACATCAATATTTTTATCCACTCCTagccaaaatagaaaaagaaattaaaaataataaaaaaatttaaaaaaaaaaaagaaaaaaaaaaagaaagagaaaaaagagagtgaTTTTGCCAACCAACCAATAGCTTCCCAGATTTAGGCCAGCAAGGAATTGACCACCCAACATAATCTACGAAAGAAAGGGCTTTCCACTATGGGTGCATTCAAACAATTGGGGAATGACACCACCAAAAGTTAAATCTGTTCCCTAACCTAAACATAACTACAAGGCTCCAAGACTGCAGGCCACTTAGGCCAGAGACAAacacaatttgtatttttaaccATATAGTACACAGCCAGCCTAATcaaaacaacaaatatttcAGGCAGGTTAATTCACATAATGCCCTGTTTTCCGTCTATGCCGGCTAAAATCAGATACAAACCTGAAAGAGAGGCTACAGCCCTCAATCTTGCACTGGTATGGTCGCTCTCCGGTGTGCACACGTATATGCTCGGTTCTTGCCCATGCCCACTTGAATGACATGGAGCAACCTTTCCATGGGCACTTGAGTGGCCTCTCATCATCATGCACACGATGGTGAATCATTGCATATTTATGGGAGCTAAACCTTTTCCCACACCCTTCATGTGGGCAACGATTGCGTTTGTGAATTGTTAGCTCTGCCTTTGTGTCAAAACTCATGCGACAGCCTTCTAGATCACACTTGTGAAATTTCCTTGAGTTTTGTTTCTTATCCTTAGCAGCAACTGGAGCACTTGAAGATTTCTTCTCCTTTGTTGCTAGCTTCTCCTTGACTTCTTCATGGTAGTCAATCCCACTTCTACTGGAAGCATCCTTTGCAATCCTTGGTCGCAGCCCTTCACATGGACTTCTAATGAAACTACTGCAACTGGACTTGTTTTCTCTTAGCTGCTCCATTTCCCTTTTTCGTTTCTTTCCCATAATTGACTTAGGATCTGCAGTGTTGCATTTGATGTTAGCCAGCTTCCTATCATCTTGTGATGAACAAACTTCACTAGCATTGCACAAGTCTCCCATATCCGAGTTCTCTCTTTCACTTCTAGAATATTTTTGGGTTGAGACAGTTGGTGGTGATACAGTTTCCTCTCCACTATTATCAGTTGTAGCATGGTCTTTCCTCTGTTCATTATCAGAAGTCAAATTGCCCTTCAGATTATCTTTAGCACATGTACTTTGATCTTCAAATTCTTCAACAGAGACAGGAGTGGGCCCATTTTCTGTTTGTATGACAAGGTTAAAGACAGGTTCCAACTCTCTAGTTGCAATTGTCATATTTTCTACAGAGTCTGGAGGCTTACCATCAATGAAGTATTCTATACCAGAGCTTCCCCTAGAAACTTGAGGATGGTCCTTGGCTGAGATAAAAGGAGGATTTGCCTCCATTTGTGGTTGCTCTGAAAAGCTTGACTCAAGTTCCTCCTCACTTATGACTGCAGTAGGGAAGTTTTGTTGATCTTCCCTGTTTGAATCAGGTTCCTCATCCCTTCTAACTGCAGCACAGGTCTCTGTTAGAATTTTAGAAGCTCCTTCTGTTGAGGCAGGAGTGTTCTCTCTGGGACCTTCGTAACATTCTTTTGAGACTAAAGTAGGGTAATTTATCAGTTCAGAGTTACATGACACTGGTTCCTTATTATTACTTCTGTTGGTAGCATTTAATTCTTGCTGAACTCCATTATCTGAAATGATGCAATCATAGACTTCATTATTAGCTCCCTCAAAAGTTCCCTCGGGAGAGTTTACAACATTGGAGCTTTTTATCTTAGCCAAATCAGGTACATCGTTCATCAAAATATCCGCATTCGCCTGGATGTCAGACTGCCCTTCAGAAGCTAGACTACAAGCCCCATCAGCTGTACTTAATTGAGCCACAATCTGCTTCTCTTGGTGAATCTCAAAGCTTTTATCAGTGGTTGCATGAACAAACGGATTAGTAGATTTTTTCTCACTAGATCCTTCACTAGCCCCCATTTTGACTGGGATCTCAGAACTATCAAATTCTGCTAAATTACAATCTTTGCCatccaaattcaatttttccaaATTGCAATTCTTGATTTGTAACTCTACACTACCAACAAAAATGCCCAAGCTCTCATCCCTTGTTGCTTCTAACATCTGGATTTCATTATGCTTTTCAGAGTTCCCACTGCTTGAGGAATTCCCCATGTTACTGAAGTTATCCTCAGTTGCCAATTTACTATGCTTGTGAAGATCTTCCCTCATAGCAGGACTTCTGCAAACCCCACTTTCTCGTGTAGAACCATCTAGTTTTTTCTTGAACTTCTTCCTTGAATATTGAATGAGTTTTACTTCTTTCTTAATGGTGTCCTGTGATCTTTCCCCTACCACTAGatccttttttatttcatttctctCACATGGTTTATTGCTTCTTTGAATTGTATTGCCCTCACAATGCTTGCGATGCATTGGATGATTGCTCTTTTTTGAGCGAGATCTTCTCAACTGCCATTTGATGGTTGAGAAATCTGACATTTGAATCTTTTCAGAGAACAAACCACCCAACTTTAATGCATGCTGAACTTGCTCAGAGGGTGAGTTCTTTCTGATCTTGACACAGTTCCGTAGGTTGATCCCCAATTTTGAGGTCCAGTCTTCTCTGCATTCATCATGTTCTTCATCATCAATTGCAAGATCTATCAAGTTCAGCTCATCCTTCGATGCAATATCTAATGGAACCTCTTTATAACTAAATGGGCTACCAATTTCCTCCGCAATAGCAGCAGCATTTGCCTTTATTTTCTGATAGTCTACAAAATCCATAAAACAATCAGATATCTGCAAGTGAAAGGTTAATTATTGTAGTTCTCAAAAAGCATGTTCATACATATGAAATAGAAAAATGGGAGACAACATTCAACACTTTTGCCATATATAACGAGAATTAATACTAATATGTTTCATTCTTATTGTATTCCATTTACCAAAATTGATACACTAACAGTCTAAGAAAGGGAATAAGATGAAAAATAATCAGAAACTAGTTAAAACTGAAATAATAGGCGATCTTACCAGAATGGCATATCACAAGTATCCTTGCTCCACCTCTAGACTGCAACAGCTCCACAATTTCAACAGCATGCTCCAGGCAGAAGCTGCGCGGTCTCAGAAACTTATTAGAAGTGTCCCAACCATTGCCAAAGTTGACTACTGAAGGTAGAACCGCAGTAGATGGGGAATTCAAAATCGGGAGAAGATTTcctgaaaaaacaaataattaaactaaatttaCTCAGGGCCAATACAACCCAAATAAAAGATGGTCCTCATTCAAATTATGTTCTGCTATCTGCTAATAAACAACAAACGATTGACAAAATGAGAATACTTTCCATTATCTTTGATCTTATATCACACTAAACTTtgcaaaaattgaaaaccacTGGTCCAAAACCCTTTTGAGAGAATGATTTTTCCCTATCTGAAAGTTGAAACTTAACCCAACTCATCGTTGCAGCATGAAGATACAAACCAAATTTGAAGCAATTAGTTACCATTCTTTCTACTAGGTAGCATGTAAGACATTTAGCTGATTCTGAGATACTAAATCAGAAATAACAGAAATGCATTTGGTCAACAGGAAGttgcaaaaattaattacagATGCTTTACAATTGAGATAATGACGACTAAACATGATCTGAAATATGAAAAACTAAAGGAAAAAATTAGTATAAATGAACTGCAAAAATTATGTCACATAGctcttgttaccacaagtttcttccCACAAATTTCTTCCTGCATATGGGTTGAAGAATACTACCATACTACCAaatgattgaaaaattgaagtatataatttgaaaacattTCAAAGGGCTGTAAGACATTCTTCATTTCATTCCCATACTACAAGAGGCACTATAGAATAGTGAAACAAATCACATGTTTCAACTTCAGCTGGTACAATaaccaaattgaaaatataacatCTTTTTAGATGTTCCATGCTGAAGGTTAGAGTTAGgtattaccatttattttaaaacaacgAATTCATGGAATAAGAAATATTTATCCCAAGTATTTTTACTTCTTATCAAGGATAGCAGTGTTATGTGTATCAATTACCTGTAACAGAGGCATCACCAGAGGAATGGAGGTCTGGAGAGGAACATGAATTCATAGATACTGATACGTGGGGGCATTCTTGAACCAAAAGTTGATCATTAGGCAGAAGTTCCAGTGATGCTTTCTCAGATGGTTGTACCACAGACATAAATGGAAAACCAAGGATTCCACAAGCCACACATGCCAATGTCCCTGAATCAACTTGAAAATCACATGACAAATCATCGCCATCCAAATATAGGTCATTCAGATTCTCCATATACAAGCTCATCTCATCTAAAAGATGATTCTGATTATTGTTATCCTTTGCAGGATGAATATGAGATATATTCTCTGTTAGTGTTGGATCAACAGTAGCACCTACACTGGGCAACGATGGCTCTTTACTTGGATATGGCAGTAAATCAGGGTTCCATAGTACCGCACGGTAGCTTGAATCTTTTCCCAGAAGAAAATTTAAAGTATCGTTTTCATTCAAAATATCTTCAATAAAAGCCTTCTTCACTAATAACTCTCTTTCTTCCTTCTGGCGATCTCTCAGACGAGAACTCCGTACACCAGGTAGTAAGGATCTTGGCACTCTGGCATCAAAATGATTCCAACAAATCAAACATGAGAAACAGTTAGCAGTAAGGCATTAGGTGTTACAGTGCTGGGGGAACGATTGACATCTTTACCAAGAAAATAAGCAAAACTACACAACACAAAATGGAAACTGATAAAACACATGAATCCGGTGAGATTGTACTggttactataaattaaaattcataaGCTTATTACTTAAGTATATCAATCTTGGTTTTCCAGTAATGCATTCAAAATTCAAGCCTTGAACAAGAGGAATTAAAAAAGGAGATACATATCTTTCTTAAGTCGCAACaagaacacaaaaacaaatagagagacagagagagtgaTAGAAAGAGAGCAATATTGGTATAGAGAGGATTCAAGCTCAAACAACACTAGTAGACTAAAATCTTTTACTCTCCATAACATGAAGCTTCTTGTGTGACCCATATCTTGCCAAATTAATGGCAGGTTGGAAAGGACTAGATATCCTTGCCTTGCATGCAATGACCAATCATTTTTACATGGTTGGATAAGGATACCATTGAAACATAACCCATTTGTCACATCCTCAC
Proteins encoded:
- the LOC107421452 gene encoding lysine-specific demethylase ELF6 isoform X1, whose amino-acid sequence is MGNVEIPNWLEGLPLAPEFRPTDTEFADPIAYISKIEKEASAFGICKVIPPLPKPSKRYVFGNLNKSLAKCPDLGADVNSPNFCSSSKMGSFDGDGDSDGEVRAVFTTRHQELGQTVKRTKGVVQSTPLGVHKQVWQSGEIYTLEQFESKSRAFAKSHLGMVKEVSPLVIEAMFWKAASEKPIYIEYANDVPGSAFGEPEGHFRYIRRRRRQRNFYQRSRESSNRKKNEIVSNRNSIENSITGDVKDVSPNPENDSEQCLDASKSSTAISVLSSDETSRSSRQKSQSCCFEKEGTAGWKLSNSPWNLQVIARSSGSLTRFMPDDIPGVTSPMVYIGMLFSWFAWHVEDHELHSMNYLHTGSPKTWYAVPGDYAFAFEEIVRSEAYGVNIDRLAALTLLGEKTTLMSPEVVVASGIPCCRLIQNPGEFVVTFPRAYHVGFSHGFNCGEAANFGTPQWLKVAKEAAVRRAAMNYLPMLSHQQLLYLLTMSFVSRVPRSLLPGVRSSRLRDRQKEERELLVKKAFIEDILNENDTLNFLLGKDSSYRAVLWNPDLLPYPSKEPSLPSVGATVDPTLTENISHIHPAKDNNNQNHLLDEMSLYMENLNDLYLDGDDLSCDFQVDSGTLACVACGILGFPFMSVVQPSEKASLELLPNDQLLVQECPHVSVSMNSCSSPDLHSSGDASVTGNLLPILNSPSTAVLPSVVNFGNGWDTSNKFLRPRSFCLEHAVEIVELLQSRGGARILVICHSDYQKIKANAAAIAEEIGSPFSYKEVPLDIASKDELNLIDLAIDDEEHDECREDWTSKLGINLRNCVKIRKNSPSEQVQHALKLGGLFSEKIQMSDFSTIKWQLRRSRSKKSNHPMHRKHCEGNTIQRSNKPCERNEIKKDLVVGERSQDTIKKEVKLIQYSRKKFKKKLDGSTRESGVCRSPAMREDLHKHSKLATEDNFSNMGNSSSSGNSEKHNEIQMLEATRDESLGIFVGSVELQIKNCNLEKLNLDGKDCNLAEFDSSEIPVKMGASEGSSEKKSTNPFVHATTDKSFEIHQEKQIVAQLSTADGACSLASEGQSDIQANADILMNDVPDLAKIKSSNVVNSPEGTFEGANNEVYDCIISDNGVQQELNATNRSNNKEPVSCNSELINYPTLVSKECYEGPRENTPASTEGASKILTETCAAVRRDEEPDSNREDQQNFPTAVISEEELESSFSEQPQMEANPPFISAKDHPQVSRGSSGIEYFIDGKPPDSVENMTIATRELEPVFNLVIQTENGPTPVSVEEFEDQSTCAKDNLKGNLTSDNEQRKDHATTDNSGEETVSPPTVSTQKYSRSERENSDMGDLCNASEVCSSQDDRKLANIKCNTADPKSIMGKKRKREMEQLRENKSSCSSFIRSPCEGLRPRIAKDASSRSGIDYHEEVKEKLATKEKKSSSAPVAAKDKKQNSRKFHKCDLEGCRMSFDTKAELTIHKRNRCPHEGCGKRFSSHKYAMIHHRVHDDERPLKCPWKGCSMSFKWAWARTEHIRVHTGERPYQCKIEGCSLSFRFVSDFSRHRRKTGHYVN
- the LOC107421452 gene encoding lysine-specific demethylase ELF6 isoform X2 → MGNVEIPNWLEGLPLAPEFRPTDTEFADPIAYISKIEKEASAFGICKVIPPLPKPSKRYVFGNLNKSLAKCPDLGADVNSPNFCSSSKMGSFDGDGDSDGEVRAVFTTRHQELGQTVKRTKGVVQSTPLGVHKQVWQSGEIYTLEQFESKSRAFAKSHLGMVKEVSPLVIEAMFWKAASEKPIYIEYANDVPGSAFGEPEGHFRYIRRRRRQRNFYQRSRESSNRKKNEIVSNRNSIENSITGDVKDVSPNPENDSEQCLDASKSSTAISVLSSDETSRSSRQKSQSCCFEKEGTAGWKLSNSPWNLQVIARSSGSLTRFMPDDIPGVTSPMVYIGMLFSWFAWHVEDHELHSMNYLHTGSPKTWYAVPGDYAFAFEEIVRSEAYGVNIDRLAALTLLGEKTTLMSPEVVVASGIPCCRLIQNPGEFVVTFPRAYHVGFSHGFNCGEAANFGTPQWLKVAKEAAVRRAAMNYLPMLSHQQLLYLLTMSFVSRVPRSLLPGVRSSRLRDRQKEERELLVKKAFIEDILNENDTLNFLLGKDSSYRAVLWNPDLLPYPSKEPSLPSVGATVDPTLTENISHIHPAKDNNNQNHLLDEMSLYMENLNDLYLDGDDLSCDFQVDSGTLACVACGILGFPFMSVVQPSEKASLELLPNDQLLVQECPHVSVSMNSCSSPDLHSSGDASVTGNLLPILNSPSTAVLPSVVNFGNGWDTSNKFLRPRSFCLEHAVEIVELLQSRGGARILVICHSDYQKIKANAAAIAEEIGSPFSYKEVPLDIASKDELNLIDLAIDDEEHDECREDWTSKLGINLRNCVKIRKNSPSEQVQHALKLGGLFSEKIQMSDFSTIKWQLRRSRSKKSNHPMHRKHCEGNTIQRSNKPCERNEIKKDLVVGERSQDTIKKEVKLIQYSRKKFKKKLDGSTRESGVCRSPAMREDLHKHSKLATEDNFSNMGNSSSSGNSEKHNEIQMLEATRDESLGIFVGSVELQIKNCNLEKLNLDGKDCNLAEFDSSEIPVKMGASEGSSEKKSTNPFVHATTDKSFEIHQEKQIVAQLSTADGACSLASEGQSDIQANADILMNDVPDLAKIKSSNVVNSPEGTFEGANNEVYDCIISDNGVQQELNATNRSNNKEPVSCNSELINYPTLVSKECYEGPRENTPASTEGASKILTETCAAVRRDEEPDSNREDQQNFPTAVISEEELESSFSEQPQMEANPPFISAKDHPQVSRGSSGIEYFIDENGPTPVSVEEFEDQSTCAKDNLKGNLTSDNEQRKDHATTDNSGEETVSPPTVSTQKYSRSERENSDMGDLCNASEVCSSQDDRKLANIKCNTADPKSIMGKKRKREMEQLRENKSSCSSFIRSPCEGLRPRIAKDASSRSGIDYHEEVKEKLATKEKKSSSAPVAAKDKKQNSRKFHKCDLEGCRMSFDTKAELTIHKRNRCPHEGCGKRFSSHKYAMIHHRVHDDERPLKCPWKGCSMSFKWAWARTEHIRVHTGERPYQCKIEGCSLSFRFVSDFSRHRRKTGHYVN